A window of Amphiprion ocellaris isolate individual 3 ecotype Okinawa chromosome 12, ASM2253959v1, whole genome shotgun sequence contains these coding sequences:
- the LOC111567664 gene encoding protein SOGA3-like, whose protein sequence is MRPAAGGAADPPSSSSADNSAAGRRQQRAPSPATAQERTARQPGRSRSPLDRGRSRDAVGRQSRRSADGREREPESRRAAAAPLPDGAEADPVTANRADAAEEAPTHSGRRSALNCFRGDSGRRRLSGTTFGKEKGAEGGGRRRRGAESAGCGLGSGLWRGGCLQAELIHFHLQKRLKRSRMQTRAEGMSSVEAAQEQPEPAAEAAEAGSVTLQDQDQDQDQALEEEMERLLDENEDLKCEIEEMRTEMDEMRDTFYEEDTCQLQEMRRELERANKNCRILQYRLRKAERKRLRYAQTGEIDEELLRSLEQDLKVAKDVSVRLHHELEKVEEKRTKTEEENEKLRQKLIEVEVTKQALQNELDKTKESQKRRGSKDIPKSDKKAAQTPTEEDNEDLKCQLAFIKEEAVLMRKKTAKIDKEKDRLEQELQKYRSFYGELDSSHPKGEAGGPPTTRESELKLRLRLVEEEANILGRKIVELEVENRGLRAELDDLRGEGEGSGGAACGAPGGSGAGRGLGDDLTELRQQLQLVEDEAELLRRNLADAEDQNKRVTTELNKLRFKAGTHEGGTRHGAGTSGGTDGAKAEALQEELKAARLQINDLSGKVMQLQYENRVLLSNMQRYDLASHLSLRPSPRDSDAESDAGGAASGRRESDEDSTSSRLLPPHRKREGPVGGESDPDEVRNSNGGGGRCLTPTRGLYSPSGPEGAASSALARFLPGRCSLRERQQMIDIRVEAERLVRTIDRLIADTAAIISEARVYVSNGDLMFGRGGEDGGEDEGGRIREHELLYRINAQMKAFRKELQSFIDRLEVPKTEEHDEEPLSMFQPIILLILILVLFSSLSYATIFKLVFLFTLFFVL, encoded by the exons ATGCGTCCTGCCGCCGGCGGCGCTGCAGATcctccatcctcatcctcaGCGGACAATAGCGCAGcaggcaggaggcagcagcgggcTCCCTCACCGGCTACAGCCCAGGAGAGAACCGCCAGACAGCCAGGCCGCTCCAGGTCTCCTCTGGACCGGGGAAGGAGCAGAGACGCGGTGGGCAGGCAGAGCCGGAGGTCCGCGGACGGCAGGGAGAGGGAGCCCGAGAGCCGCCGCGCAGCCGCCGCTCCGCTGCCGGATGGTGCTGAGGCTGATCCCGTCACAGCAAACAGGGCGGATGCTGCCGAAGAAGCTCCGACACATTCAGGCCGCCGCTCAGCCCTAAACTGCTTCAGAGGAGACTCCGGCCGGCGTCGGCTCTCCGGCACAACTTTCGGGAAGGAAAAAGGCGCAGAGGGAGGCGGCCGCCGGCGGAGAGGCGCAGAGTCTGCGGGCTGCGGCCTCGGTTCGGGTCTGTGGAGGGGAGGATGCTTGCAGGCTGAGCTGATCCACTTCCATCTGCAGAAGAGACTCAAGAGGAGCAGGATGCAAACCAGAGCCGAGGGGATGAGCTCCGTGGAGGCCGCGCAGGAGCAGCCGGAGCCGGCCGCCGAGGCGGCAGAGGCGGGGTCGGTGACACtgcaggaccaggaccaggaccaggaccaggcccttgaggaggagatggagaggctGCTGGACGAGAACGAAGATCTCAAG TGCGAGATCGAGGAGATGAGGACGGAGATGGACGAGATGCGAGACACGTTCTACGAGGAAGACACTTGTCAGCTGCAGGAAATGAGGCGTGAGTTAGAGAGAGCCAATAAAAACTGCCGGATCCTGCAGTATCGCCTGAGGAAGGCCGAGAGGAAGCGGCTGAGATACGCCCAGACCGGAGAGATCGATGAGGAGCTGCTCAGGAGTCTGGAGCAGGACCTGAAG GTGGCCAAAGACGTGTCGGTGAGGCTGCACCATGAGCtggagaaggtggaggagaagcgAACAAAGACTGAAGAGGAGAACGAGAAGCTGAGGCAGAAGCTCATCGAGGTGGAGGTGACCAAACAGGCTCTGCAGAACGAGCTGGACAAAACCAAAGAG TCTCAGAAGAGAAGGGGAAGTAAGGACATCCCGAAGTCGGACAAGAAGGCAGCACAGACTCCTACTGAG GAGGACAACGAGGACCTGAAGTGCCAGCTGGCCTTCATCAAGGAGGAAGCGGTGCTGATGAGGAAGAAGACGGCCAAGATCGACAAGGAGAAGGACCGGCTGGAGCAGGAGCTGCAGAAATATCGCTCCTTCTACGGAGAGCTGGACAGCAGCCACCCTAAAGGAGAAGCCGGAGGTCCACCGACCACCAGGGAGTCGGAGCTGAAGCTGAGGCTCCggctggtggaggaggaggccaACATCCTGGGGAGGAAGATCGTGGAGCTGGAG GTGGAGAACCGAGGCCTCCGGGCCGAGCTGGACGACCTCCGAGGTGAGGGCGAAGGTTCCGGAGGCGCCGCCTGCGGAGCTCCAGGCGGATCCGGCGCCGGCCGAGGCCTCGGAGACGACCTGACGGAGCTccggcagcagctgcagctggtggaggacgaggcggAGCTGCTGAGGAGGAACCTGGCCGACGCCGAGGACCAGAACAAGAGGGTCACCACCGAGCTCAACAAGCTGAGGTTCAAAGCAGGAACCCATGAAGGAGGAACCCGACACGGAGCAGGAACCTCCGGAGGGACGGACGGAGCCAAGGCCGAAGCTctgcaggaggagctgaaggCAGCACGGCTGCAGATCAACGACCTCAGCGGGAAG GTGATGCAGCTTCAGTATGAGAACCGGGTCCTGCTGTCCAACATGCAGCGCTACGATCTGGCCTCCCACCTGTCTTTACGTCCGAGTCCTCGGGACAGCGACGCCGAGAGCGACGCCGGCGGCGCCGCCAGCGGCCGCCGTGAGAGCGACGAGGACTCCACCTCGTCCCGCCTGCTGCCGCCTCACCGTAAGCGTGAAGGTCCGGTGGGCGGAGAGAGCGACCCGGACGAGGTGAGGAACAGCAACGGAGGCGGCGGCCGGTGCCTGACGCCCACCAGGGGGCTGTACTCGCCCAGCGGACCCGAGGGCGCCGCCTCCTCCGCCCTGGCCCGCTTCCTGCCGGGACGCTGCAGCCTGCGGGAGCGGCAGCAGATGATCGACATCCGGGTGGAGGCGGAGCGGCTGGTCCGGACCATCGACAGGCTCATCGCCGACACCGCCGCCATCATCTCCGAGGCCCGGGTCTACGTGTCCAACGGAGACCTGATGTTCGGCCGCGGCGGCGAGGACGGCGGCGAGGACGAGGGCGGACGAATAAGAGAGCACGAGCTGCTGTACCGCATCAACGCCCAGATGAAGGCCTTCAGGAAGGAACTGCAGAGTTTCATCGACCGGCTGGAGGTCCCCAAGACGGAGGAGCACGACGAGGAGCCGCTGTCG ATGTTCCAGcccatcatcctcctcatcctcatcctcgtcctcttctcctccctgtcctACGCCACCATCTTTAAACTCGTCTTCCTCTTCACGCTCTTCTTCGTTCTGTGA